From the genome of Gemmatimonadota bacterium, one region includes:
- a CDS encoding ABC transporter permease, which produces MHLQEGVRVALSSLWAYKLRTFLTVLGNVVAVTSVIAVVSLIDGMDLFVRREIADEGSTVLTLRRMDDLQALTNLEAFLEALHNPRITLDDFQALRDADLQYVEYLAAYRSSRGRVSHGGRSAKEASIRGWTADYPHLLDLELSDGRHFNAFESRASRPVAIIGSDIAERILRTREPLGKMLRVNGRHVEVIGVLKEEGGIMGQNPNLVVYMPLGRFFKIYGSRQSLAIRLKVPDVRLIPDAREEVRMHMRIRHAREPGQGDDFAITSADRILDLWKGISRAIFSALIMLVSISLVVGGVVIMNIMLVSVTERTREVGTRKALGARRADILWQFLVEAMTLSLVGGVLGILLGFGLASLVAVVSPLPYAIEPWSIAAGLLVTLLVGLFFGIYPADRAAKLDPVEALSHE; this is translated from the coding sequence GTGCATCTCCAGGAGGGCGTCCGCGTTGCGCTGTCTTCACTGTGGGCGTACAAGCTCCGCACTTTTCTGACCGTCCTTGGGAATGTCGTGGCCGTCACTTCCGTGATTGCGGTGGTGTCTCTCATTGACGGAATGGACCTGTTTGTGCGGCGGGAGATCGCGGACGAGGGGTCCACCGTTCTGACGCTTCGCCGCATGGATGATCTCCAGGCGCTGACCAACCTCGAGGCGTTTCTGGAGGCGCTGCACAATCCCCGGATCACGCTCGATGACTTCCAGGCGCTTCGTGACGCCGACCTCCAGTATGTGGAGTATCTCGCGGCGTATCGGTCCTCGCGAGGAAGGGTCTCGCATGGGGGAAGGTCCGCAAAGGAAGCCTCCATCCGTGGCTGGACTGCGGACTATCCACACCTGCTGGATCTGGAGCTCTCGGACGGCCGACACTTCAACGCATTTGAATCCCGTGCAAGCCGCCCGGTGGCCATTATCGGTTCGGATATTGCGGAGAGAATCCTCCGAACGCGGGAGCCCCTCGGGAAGATGCTCCGGGTGAACGGTCGACATGTGGAAGTGATCGGGGTGCTGAAGGAAGAGGGCGGGATCATGGGGCAGAACCCGAATCTCGTCGTGTATATGCCACTTGGGCGTTTCTTCAAGATCTACGGTTCGCGGCAGTCTCTGGCGATCCGGCTGAAGGTGCCCGATGTGCGCCTGATCCCGGACGCCCGGGAAGAAGTGCGCATGCACATGCGAATCCGACACGCTCGAGAGCCCGGCCAGGGTGACGACTTCGCGATCACCTCCGCAGACCGCATCCTCGACTTGTGGAAGGGGATCTCCCGCGCCATCTTCTCCGCGCTCATCATGCTGGTGTCGATTTCCCTGGTGGTCGGCGGGGTGGTGATCATGAACATCATGCTGGTGTCGGTGACGGAGCGGACCCGGGAGGTCGGCACGCGCAAGGCGCTGGGTGCGCGTCGGGCGGACATCTTGTGGCAGTTCCTCGTAGAGGCGATGACGCTGTCTCTGGTGGGCGGAGTTCTCGGCATTCTGCTGGGCTTTGGTCTGGCCAGCCTGGTGGCGGTCGTGTCTCCGCTCCCGTATGCCATCGAGCCCTGGTCGATTGCCGCAGGGCTTCTCGTCACGCTCCTGGTGGGGTTGTTCTTCGGAATCTACCCGGCAGACCGCGCCGCAAAGCTGGACCCGGTGGAGGCGCTGAGCCATGAGTAG
- a CDS encoding DUF2225 domain-containing protein: MTMESAEIRICPVCEARFQSVTPLCTGSHAADSDFRPHFWGADPLGAQVQSCEECGFSGYAQDYLDGVEESVLRKIRKFLSPRVRDISLPDTAFYKYEFLALIYEWEDRSSLEVGDSFLRASWMARTVANREKERLYQREAVRRFEEALEIGECEDPETRAVVSYLVGDIHRRLNRRRRAEGWFLRAREEYDLLEERTRTSVEWLGDQIARQMESPCDMLD, encoded by the coding sequence ATGACGATGGAGAGTGCAGAGATTCGAATCTGCCCCGTGTGCGAGGCGCGCTTTCAGAGCGTGACGCCGTTGTGCACGGGTAGCCACGCCGCAGATTCGGACTTTCGCCCACACTTCTGGGGGGCGGATCCGCTGGGAGCTCAGGTGCAGTCCTGCGAGGAGTGCGGATTCTCAGGCTATGCCCAGGATTACCTGGACGGAGTCGAGGAATCGGTACTGCGCAAGATCCGGAAGTTCCTCAGTCCCCGCGTGCGAGACATCTCCCTGCCGGACACCGCTTTCTACAAGTACGAGTTTCTGGCGTTGATCTATGAATGGGAGGATCGTTCCTCGCTGGAGGTTGGAGACAGCTTTCTCCGTGCGTCTTGGATGGCGCGGACGGTTGCGAATCGCGAGAAGGAGCGACTGTATCAGCGGGAAGCGGTCCGTCGGTTTGAGGAAGCGCTGGAGATCGGCGAGTGTGAGGATCCAGAGACGCGGGCCGTCGTGTCCTATCTTGTGGGAGACATTCACCGCCGCTTGAATCGCCGTCGCCGTGCCGAGGGCTGGTTCCTTCGTGCGCGGGAGGAATACGACCTGCTGGAAGAGAGGACGCGTACTTCAGTGGAATGGTTGGGGGACCAGATTGCACGCCAGATGGAGAGTCCCTGCGACATGCTGGACTAG
- a CDS encoding RNA 2'-phosphotransferase: MDPRLATRLSKFLSLVLRHRPEEYGLRMDAEGWVDLEDLVDVLVAEDILVEDGEEIVRELVESSDRRRFGLEDGRICALYGHSSRVSLEYPDETPPETLYHGSTVPAAREVGEAGVLPMGRAYVHLSSTAEEALAVGGRHTDHPVVILVDTGGAREAGVSFHQANELIWLCGSIPADCCEVPELPEEDPVETRVRDRGRGRRDREPREHSPRPSRPEAVSPATSSPEPEEKPGPGEFSPRKRKKAVRRR; this comes from the coding sequence ATGGACCCACGACTCGCCACCAGACTCAGCAAGTTTCTCTCTCTGGTGCTTCGCCACCGCCCGGAAGAATACGGTCTTCGCATGGATGCCGAGGGTTGGGTGGATCTTGAGGATCTGGTGGATGTGCTCGTGGCGGAGGACATCCTTGTCGAGGACGGAGAGGAGATTGTGCGGGAGTTGGTGGAATCCTCGGATCGCCGCCGCTTCGGCCTTGAGGACGGACGCATCTGTGCGCTCTACGGACACTCGTCTCGCGTCTCGCTGGAGTATCCCGATGAGACGCCGCCGGAGACGCTCTACCACGGCTCTACCGTACCCGCCGCTCGAGAAGTGGGGGAAGCGGGCGTGCTGCCGATGGGGCGGGCGTATGTGCACCTGTCCTCCACCGCAGAGGAAGCCCTAGCCGTCGGGGGGCGCCACACGGACCACCCGGTCGTGATTCTCGTGGACACGGGGGGTGCGCGGGAGGCGGGCGTATCGTTCCACCAGGCCAACGAACTGATCTGGCTTTGCGGATCCATCCCGGCGGACTGCTGCGAAGTGCCGGAACTCCCGGAGGAAGACCCCGTGGAGACTCGCGTGCGCGATCGCGGGCGAGGGCGGAGGGACCGCGAGCCTCGTGAGCACAGCCCCCGGCCTTCCCGTCCGGAGGCTGTCTCTCCGGCCACCTCGTCGCCGGAACCGGAGGAGAAGCCGGGGCCGGGGGAGTTCAGTCCGCGGAAGCGAAAGAAGGCTGTTCGTCGGCGATAG
- a CDS encoding cytochrome c biogenesis protein ResB — MPLFLVRLMSRTDVFVYACWWLMALLVIGTVAQREIGLHAAQARYFSSWVLTVWGFVPLPGGRLTMLVVFMGLTLFLVRRFSLRPRKLGITIVHSGGLLLLIGGFVTAYFASEGSMAIGEGESASFVTDYHKRELVLVNSGPEGHDSVTAFGESLLRPGGVLSAPDLSWQVEILHAFENCRFVERSEDPPQDARGLYQRLDLVEEPSAAEDEQNLRGLLYRVLGTAEEDGVYALVERQKVSPEIGSEENARKLIFRRARRYLPFSIELDDFEKRLHPGTGMAQSYQSVVYVVDGETRRRVVISMNEPLRYRGHTFYQSSFIEGAAGDTTILAVVRNAGRMMPYIASVVMCVGLLLHLLVQVPRLARKKEGEA; from the coding sequence TTGCCGCTTTTTCTTGTGCGCCTCATGTCCCGGACGGATGTCTTCGTATACGCGTGCTGGTGGCTGATGGCCCTGCTGGTCATCGGGACGGTCGCGCAGCGCGAGATCGGCCTCCATGCGGCCCAGGCGCGCTACTTCTCCTCGTGGGTGCTGACGGTGTGGGGGTTCGTGCCGCTGCCCGGCGGCCGCCTGACCATGCTGGTGGTCTTCATGGGCCTGACGCTGTTTCTGGTCCGTCGCTTCAGTCTGCGCCCCCGGAAGCTGGGGATCACCATCGTGCACTCGGGTGGGCTTCTCCTGTTGATCGGTGGATTCGTGACCGCCTACTTCGCGTCAGAGGGCAGCATGGCCATCGGCGAGGGAGAGAGTGCGTCTTTCGTGACGGACTATCACAAGCGGGAACTCGTACTGGTAAACAGCGGGCCGGAGGGTCACGACTCCGTGACTGCGTTCGGGGAGAGCCTGCTTCGCCCGGGAGGAGTTCTCTCGGCGCCGGACCTGTCGTGGCAGGTTGAGATTCTCCATGCGTTTGAGAACTGCCGTTTTGTCGAGCGTTCGGAAGATCCCCCGCAGGATGCACGGGGGCTGTACCAGCGCCTGGACCTGGTGGAAGAGCCGTCGGCCGCGGAGGACGAGCAGAACCTTCGCGGGCTTCTCTACCGAGTCCTCGGGACTGCTGAAGAGGATGGCGTTTACGCCCTCGTGGAACGACAGAAGGTCTCCCCGGAGATCGGGTCCGAAGAGAATGCGCGGAAACTGATCTTCCGCCGCGCACGGCGCTACCTGCCCTTCTCCATCGAACTGGACGACTTTGAGAAGCGACTTCATCCGGGGACCGGGATGGCGCAGAGCTACCAGTCGGTCGTGTATGTCGTGGACGGGGAGACGCGCAGGCGTGTGGTGATCAGCATGAATGAACCGCTTCGGTATCGTGGACACACCTTTTACCAATCTTCGTTTATTGAGGGCGCGGCGGGAGACACCACCATTCTGGCCGTCGTCCGCAACGCAGGGCGGATGATGCCTTACATCGCGAGCGTGGTGATGTGCGTGGGCCTTCTGCTTCACCTTCTTGTGCAGGTGCCTCGACTTGCACGGAAGAAGGAGGGGGAGGCATGA
- a CDS encoding efflux RND transporter periplasmic adaptor subunit — MKKRILWIAVALVVGGLVVGLNLHRARGKATEVEVRQLARMELVARVSASGRIEARRSVSTTASVVGKVVEKAVEEGDFVEKGQLILRVDPRERQAFVDQAHAGLSRARANLELSAARLRESEFEYKRVKGLVRADLASEQTLESARTNHDVQVAAVAAAREDVRNAEAQLRQTEHELEKTVVRAEIAGVVVRLSVEEGENVLAGDLYNQGSAIVVVADLTEMEAQVLVDETEVVEIHPGQPATIEVDAFPDLELTGKVIEVGNSAYNAGPLGTQESMDFRVRVLLDDLSSRLRPGLSATAKIETARVVDALAVPMEALTIRIPSKERDAESKNHPRKTAPSSGQEEMGPEEAERLKEEAEGVFLCSGDRVSFIAVERGIAGEKHFEVLSGVQEGATVVTGPFEALRKLESGQPVRYEEPGEKPGGDDERQPADDAAEGKSSMSVKVG, encoded by the coding sequence GTGAAGAAGAGAATCCTGTGGATCGCAGTCGCGCTCGTCGTGGGCGGACTTGTCGTGGGTCTGAACCTCCACCGTGCCCGTGGCAAGGCGACCGAAGTGGAAGTCCGCCAACTGGCACGAATGGAACTCGTCGCCCGCGTGTCCGCTTCAGGACGGATTGAGGCCCGCCGTTCGGTCAGCACGACGGCGAGCGTGGTCGGGAAGGTCGTCGAGAAGGCGGTCGAGGAAGGCGACTTCGTCGAGAAGGGCCAGCTCATTCTGCGCGTCGACCCCCGGGAGCGACAGGCGTTTGTCGATCAGGCACACGCCGGGCTGTCGCGCGCGCGTGCGAATCTGGAACTGTCCGCCGCGCGCCTTCGAGAATCCGAGTTTGAGTACAAGAGAGTGAAGGGGCTTGTCCGGGCGGACCTGGCCTCCGAGCAGACGCTGGAATCCGCACGAACCAATCACGATGTCCAAGTCGCCGCCGTGGCCGCAGCCCGGGAAGATGTTCGAAACGCGGAGGCTCAACTCCGGCAGACCGAGCACGAACTGGAGAAGACCGTCGTGCGGGCGGAGATCGCGGGCGTGGTGGTGCGTCTCTCCGTGGAAGAGGGGGAGAATGTCCTCGCGGGAGATCTGTACAATCAGGGCTCTGCCATCGTAGTCGTGGCGGATCTGACCGAGATGGAGGCACAAGTCCTGGTGGACGAGACCGAAGTCGTCGAGATCCACCCCGGGCAACCGGCCACGATCGAGGTGGATGCGTTCCCGGATCTTGAGCTGACCGGGAAGGTGATTGAAGTCGGGAACTCGGCCTACAATGCGGGGCCGCTCGGAACGCAGGAGTCCATGGACTTTCGCGTACGGGTGCTTCTGGACGATCTCTCCTCAAGGCTTCGGCCCGGGCTTTCGGCAACCGCCAAGATTGAGACGGCGCGGGTTGTCGATGCACTGGCCGTCCCTATGGAAGCCCTGACCATCCGGATTCCATCGAAGGAAAGGGATGCGGAAAGCAAGAACCACCCGAGGAAGACGGCCCCCTCTTCCGGGCAGGAGGAGATGGGCCCGGAAGAGGCCGAACGCCTGAAGGAGGAAGCCGAGGGGGTATTCCTCTGCTCCGGAGACCGGGTTTCGTTCATCGCTGTGGAGCGTGGGATCGCGGGCGAGAAGCACTTCGAAGTGCTCTCCGGGGTCCAGGAGGGAGCGACCGTCGTAACGGGGCCGTTTGAGGCGCTCCGCAAGCTGGAGTCCGGGCAACCGGTTCGCTATGAGGAACCCGGGGAGAAGCCCGGCGGGGACGACGAACGCCAGCCGGCGGATGATGCGGCCGAAGGCAAGTCGTCGATGTCCGTGAAAGTCGGGTAG
- a CDS encoding tetratricopeptide repeat protein produces the protein MSDMRRTLSGIPGAAVAAGVVALLYRALYLRFLSESPEFAQPILDGAAHWSWARDALAGAWPPAGEAFFRAPGYVGWLAGLRAVCGGDPAAARTVQLLAGAATPVLTACLAGRLFGRSAAWIAGLGAAVYPVLPFFDGQFLAVSIGVPLFTAALLASADLVEGRGGRVRAGFAGGLWGIAGIVRPPALLPGVLLVVWLVTNRRRRLAAVVALALLLPALAVTLRNASAGDPVFVASQGGLNLYLGNHRLADGMTATFPDHPEAGGYRMMEAAHALAERSVGRTLRSSEVSRHYALRTASEIAADPVRWVRLLGRKALLFCGAREIPNNHDPVLFAEAFPWLRWLPGWGLWAPLALCGAVLLRRRMSASAGFAAAAVGTVLAVSVAFFTCARFRLPAVPILLAFGAGGLAGLPRLWREARARRHLAVGAGVFVLAFATVRSNPGGVQGAPWVGSFVLMADAERARGEPVRALRWLDRALQSDPNYYPAQRARVESLRRMGRSQAALESVEALLAKRPHDAALHLEAGVLHDLSGNPQAALRFMERAASLDPSLDEAVVSRAVVLARSGREEDAAQVLRAFLRARPGSSEAPRARDLLMRVEAEEAGSTRD, from the coding sequence ATGAGTGATATGCGTCGCACTCTGTCCGGCATTCCGGGGGCGGCGGTGGCCGCGGGTGTGGTGGCTCTCCTCTACAGGGCGCTCTACCTTCGCTTCCTCTCGGAGTCGCCGGAGTTTGCCCAGCCGATCCTGGACGGAGCGGCCCATTGGAGCTGGGCGCGGGATGCGCTCGCGGGCGCATGGCCGCCCGCCGGAGAGGCCTTCTTCCGCGCGCCCGGCTATGTGGGCTGGCTTGCGGGATTGCGCGCGGTGTGTGGGGGGGACCCCGCCGCGGCGCGGACGGTTCAGCTGCTCGCCGGAGCGGCGACTCCCGTACTGACGGCCTGTCTCGCGGGGCGACTTTTCGGTCGGTCGGCCGCGTGGATCGCCGGGCTGGGGGCGGCGGTCTATCCCGTGCTTCCGTTCTTCGATGGGCAGTTTCTGGCCGTCTCCATCGGGGTGCCGCTTTTCACGGCCGCGCTCCTCGCCTCGGCGGATCTCGTGGAGGGACGCGGGGGGCGTGTCCGGGCTGGCTTTGCCGGCGGGCTGTGGGGGATCGCGGGAATCGTGCGGCCTCCCGCGCTCCTTCCGGGGGTGCTGCTTGTCGTGTGGCTGGTCACGAATCGCCGACGCCGACTCGCGGCGGTGGTGGCGCTGGCTCTCCTTCTCCCCGCACTGGCGGTGACGCTTCGGAATGCGTCGGCGGGGGATCCGGTGTTCGTCGCATCGCAGGGGGGACTCAATCTGTACCTCGGGAACCACCGCCTGGCTGATGGCATGACCGCGACCTTCCCGGATCACCCGGAAGCGGGGGGGTATCGCATGATGGAAGCGGCGCACGCGTTGGCGGAGCGGAGTGTGGGGCGGACTCTGCGCTCCTCGGAGGTGTCCCGGCACTACGCGCTGCGCACGGCCTCGGAGATTGCAGCGGACCCCGTTCGATGGGTCCGGCTCCTCGGGCGGAAGGCACTGCTCTTCTGCGGGGCGCGGGAGATTCCGAACAACCACGACCCGGTGCTCTTTGCGGAGGCGTTTCCCTGGTTGAGGTGGCTGCCGGGGTGGGGGCTGTGGGCACCGCTGGCGCTGTGCGGCGCGGTGCTTCTCCGGCGACGGATGAGCGCGAGCGCCGGGTTCGCGGCGGCGGCAGTGGGGACGGTACTTGCCGTCTCGGTGGCCTTCTTCACCTGCGCGCGGTTTCGGCTTCCGGCGGTTCCGATCCTCCTTGCGTTCGGGGCCGGGGGGCTGGCGGGGCTTCCACGCCTCTGGCGGGAGGCGCGCGCGCGACGGCATCTCGCGGTGGGTGCGGGAGTGTTTGTGCTGGCGTTTGCGACGGTGCGGAGCAATCCGGGCGGCGTGCAGGGGGCGCCGTGGGTCGGATCATTCGTGCTGATGGCGGACGCGGAGCGGGCGCGTGGAGAACCGGTGCGCGCGCTCAGATGGCTGGATCGTGCGTTGCAGTCCGACCCGAACTACTATCCGGCGCAACGAGCGAGGGTGGAGTCGTTGAGACGGATGGGACGCTCGCAGGCCGCGCTGGAGAGCGTGGAGGCCTTGCTTGCGAAGCGTCCGCACGACGCCGCCCTCCACCTGGAGGCAGGCGTTCTGCACGATCTCTCGGGGAACCCACAGGCCGCGTTGCGCTTCATGGAGCGCGCGGCGAGCCTGGACCCGTCGCTCGATGAAGCCGTCGTGAGTCGCGCTGTCGTGCTGGCACGATCCGGGCGCGAAGAGGACGCCGCACAAGTGCTCCGTGCCTTCCTCCGGGCGCGTCCGGGTTCGTCTGAGGCGCCGCGGGCACGAGATCTTCTGATGCGCGTAGAGGCGGAGGAGGCTGGATCGACCCGGGATTGA
- a CDS encoding ABC transporter permease produces the protein MSRGVSEQRAVIRECIGLALEVLRAHRMRSALVILGVAIGVAVLMGMVAVLTGLGQKIEDEITASERPVVTLSKFDFLTEGDPHQEKILARPDVTPEDAAALEDLCESVEMAEFFIDANRGTILHYRDQKTRIVFVAGGGENVPFVYNLPVTVGRYFHDAELLASRNVIVLGHGPAEDLFPILDPVGKRIRLGGEEYEVVGVFAERKSVFGGMSENFAFIPWTTFKKNYGRKHDPYYVYMTIAEGYTAEDVVREATVVMRARHRLAPGEKNDFAAISNDRITEFVQKITGPIGLVLLVMSSIGLTVGGIGVMNIMLVSVTERTREIGIRKALGARRGTILLQFLVEAGTLTGLGGLVGVGLGSVVAWGVGRVAHFPVHISPWIVLGGALFSISIGVFFGLYPAVRGARLDPIEALRYE, from the coding sequence ATGAGTAGAGGAGTCTCGGAGCAGCGCGCGGTCATTCGGGAGTGCATCGGTCTGGCGCTTGAGGTCCTGCGGGCACATCGCATGCGCTCGGCTCTGGTGATCCTCGGCGTTGCCATCGGCGTGGCGGTTCTGATGGGAATGGTGGCGGTTCTCACCGGGTTGGGCCAGAAGATCGAAGACGAGATCACCGCCAGCGAACGGCCTGTCGTGACGCTGAGCAAGTTCGACTTCCTGACCGAGGGGGACCCCCATCAGGAGAAGATTCTCGCCCGGCCGGATGTCACTCCGGAGGACGCGGCCGCTCTTGAGGACTTGTGCGAATCCGTGGAGATGGCGGAGTTCTTCATCGACGCGAATCGCGGGACCATCCTTCACTATCGGGACCAGAAGACACGCATCGTCTTTGTTGCCGGTGGGGGAGAGAATGTGCCGTTCGTGTACAACCTCCCGGTGACGGTGGGACGCTATTTCCACGATGCGGAACTCCTGGCGAGCCGGAATGTGATCGTGCTGGGGCACGGCCCCGCGGAGGATCTGTTCCCGATCCTCGATCCCGTGGGCAAGCGAATCCGGCTGGGTGGAGAGGAGTACGAGGTCGTCGGGGTCTTTGCGGAGAGGAAGTCCGTGTTCGGGGGCATGAGCGAGAACTTCGCCTTCATCCCCTGGACGACATTCAAGAAGAACTACGGTCGCAAGCACGATCCCTATTATGTCTACATGACGATTGCGGAAGGATACACCGCCGAGGATGTCGTGCGGGAAGCAACGGTGGTGATGCGTGCCCGCCACAGACTCGCGCCGGGTGAGAAGAACGACTTCGCCGCGATTTCGAATGATCGCATCACCGAGTTTGTGCAGAAGATCACCGGACCCATCGGTCTGGTGCTTCTGGTGATGTCATCCATCGGCCTGACAGTGGGAGGAATCGGCGTGATGAACATCATGCTGGTGTCCGTGACGGAACGAACGCGCGAGATCGGTATTCGCAAGGCACTCGGCGCGAGGCGCGGGACGATCCTCCTCCAGTTCCTGGTGGAGGCCGGAACGCTGACCGGACTCGGCGGCCTCGTGGGCGTCGGGCTGGGTTCGGTCGTCGCGTGGGGCGTGGGGCGTGTCGCGCACTTTCCGGTGCACATCAGCCCTTGGATTGTGCTCGGGGGTGCCCTCTTCTCGATCAGCATCGGAGTGTTCTTCGGCCTCTACCCGGCGGTTCGGGGAGCCCGACTCGATCCGATTGAGGCGCTGCGCTACGAATGA
- a CDS encoding TIGR04282 family arsenosugar biosynthesis glycosyltransferase, protein MSTLAIVAKPPVAGKVKTRLVPPLSPEQAAELSAAFLDDLIVRLSSLPGVAVHLRIPGSHWPRNAQAVPARSTIPVKDQGSGDLGQRLAHAFQDSFETEPGPVAVMGADHPTLPRRAVLACLQDAAAGNAAWITTDDGGYALLALPEFIPNLLRDIPWSTPEVARETRRRAKESSIGLIDHGPWYDVDTPADLDRLRRELRQGDGCPRTRALLKTLAF, encoded by the coding sequence ATGTCAACGCTAGCCATTGTGGCAAAACCCCCTGTCGCCGGGAAGGTGAAGACCCGGCTCGTCCCTCCCTTGAGCCCCGAGCAGGCTGCCGAACTGTCTGCGGCGTTTCTGGACGATCTGATCGTCCGACTGTCTTCCCTCCCCGGGGTGGCTGTGCATCTCCGAATCCCCGGCAGCCATTGGCCGCGTAATGCTCAGGCGGTTCCGGCCCGCTCAACCATTCCCGTCAAGGACCAGGGTTCCGGCGATCTCGGCCAGAGGCTCGCCCACGCGTTTCAGGATTCTTTCGAGACCGAACCCGGCCCCGTCGCCGTCATGGGAGCGGATCATCCGACGCTCCCCCGCCGCGCTGTTCTTGCGTGTCTTCAAGATGCCGCTGCCGGGAACGCCGCCTGGATTACGACCGACGACGGCGGCTATGCGCTCCTCGCGCTGCCCGAGTTCATCCCGAACCTGCTTCGTGACATCCCATGGAGTACGCCTGAGGTCGCGCGTGAGACACGGCGCCGTGCGAAGGAGTCGAGCATCGGGCTGATCGACCACGGCCCCTGGTACGATGTCGACACCCCGGCGGACCTGGACCGCCTGCGTCGTGAGCTTCGTCAAGGCGACGGCTGTCCCCGAACCCGGGCACTCCTGAAGACGCTGGCGTTCTAG
- the ccsA gene encoding cytochrome c biogenesis protein CcsA, with product MRHPKRRRNLLRRGMAGLLLGGLLVQTAGVVSALAKAPSIGDLPVQHEGRIKPVDTVAGVHLLSSYGRRSLREIGPAAWWAEVVLDAEAADERRFFRIRNPEVVAALELPERAKGKYTFPEVRDALIPQEANLRVLHSRERAERTLVETQLVELHMAALRYRGLGGAMSCLVRQFALEDSTLAAEFELLAGEMASYRHFALRRPVFQHALERLEATPEEEWTAADLELDRLARRLGQVRMEAGNASLAIIPPQEGTGSREWVAPWDLLDGREPAPLQLSVMDGWEEVLAARAAGDLDRESALVTDLLAVVGTGEDGLPEQRLLRLEAWSNSAGIFPKSTSFYVLSFLLLAVSWLGKTHLLRRLAMVSLGLAVGIHTGGLLLRMIIMGRPPVSTLYESVVFVGLVAGLTGMIVEWLRKDGLGLFVGSILGALLHFVGFGYAADGDTLGMLVAVLNSNFWLATHVVTITIGYGCSVVAGLAGHVYLVRRIARRGDREEMAGLVRSLTGLTLVALFFTLLGTILGGIWADQSWGRFWGWDPKENGALLIVMWQLLLLHGRLSGHFKPAGFAAGLVFGNVIVAMAWFGVNLLNVGLHTYGFTESIAVNLGIFCGFEVLFILIGLPWARSRPDYS from the coding sequence ATGAGGCATCCGAAGAGGCGGAGAAATCTCCTGCGGCGCGGTATGGCGGGGCTCCTGCTGGGCGGTCTTCTTGTGCAGACGGCCGGAGTGGTTTCCGCTCTCGCGAAGGCTCCTTCCATCGGAGATCTTCCCGTACAACACGAAGGCCGAATCAAGCCGGTGGACACCGTTGCGGGAGTGCATCTTCTGTCGTCCTATGGACGGCGCTCACTTCGAGAGATCGGCCCGGCAGCATGGTGGGCCGAGGTGGTTCTGGACGCGGAGGCGGCGGATGAGCGGCGCTTCTTCCGAATCCGAAACCCCGAGGTCGTGGCAGCGCTGGAGCTTCCGGAGCGTGCGAAGGGCAAGTACACCTTCCCGGAAGTTCGCGATGCGCTGATTCCGCAGGAAGCGAACCTCCGTGTGCTTCACTCCCGGGAAAGAGCGGAACGAACGCTGGTGGAGACCCAACTGGTGGAGTTGCACATGGCTGCGCTTCGCTACCGGGGTCTTGGGGGTGCGATGTCGTGTCTCGTGCGCCAGTTTGCGCTGGAAGATTCTACACTGGCGGCGGAGTTTGAGTTGCTGGCGGGAGAGATGGCCAGCTACCGGCATTTTGCTCTGCGTCGACCGGTGTTTCAGCATGCGCTGGAGCGTCTGGAAGCGACGCCCGAAGAGGAGTGGACCGCGGCGGATCTGGAACTGGATCGACTTGCGCGGAGGCTTGGGCAAGTGCGCATGGAGGCCGGGAATGCCAGCCTCGCTATCATTCCGCCACAGGAGGGGACCGGCTCCCGGGAGTGGGTGGCTCCCTGGGATCTGCTGGACGGGCGGGAACCCGCACCGCTCCAACTGAGTGTGATGGACGGATGGGAAGAGGTCCTGGCGGCTCGCGCAGCCGGAGACCTGGATCGAGAGAGCGCGCTCGTGACGGACCTCCTTGCGGTGGTGGGAACCGGCGAAGACGGCCTTCCAGAGCAGCGCCTCCTGCGCCTGGAGGCCTGGTCCAACTCCGCCGGGATCTTCCCCAAGAGCACTTCGTTCTATGTGTTGTCATTTCTTCTGCTGGCTGTCAGTTGGCTCGGAAAGACGCACCTGCTCCGACGCCTGGCGATGGTGTCTCTCGGACTGGCCGTAGGGATTCACACGGGAGGTCTCCTCCTTCGCATGATCATCATGGGGAGGCCGCCCGTTTCGACACTTTACGAGTCCGTGGTCTTTGTCGGGTTGGTGGCCGGGCTCACCGGGATGATTGTCGAGTGGTTGCGCAAGGATGGGTTGGGGCTCTTTGTCGGCTCCATTCTGGGAGCACTGCTGCACTTCGTGGGGTTCGGTTACGCAGCAGATGGCGATACGCTCGGGATGCTGGTGGCGGTGCTCAACTCGAACTTCTGGCTGGCCACCCATGTCGTGACCATCACGATTGGCTATGGGTGTTCGGTCGTTGCCGGACTGGCCGGGCATGTCTATCTGGTGCGCCGGATCGCGAGGCGTGGAGATCGCGAGGAAATGGCCGGACTGGTGCGCAGTCTCACCGGCCTCACGCTGGTGGCGCTCTTCTTTACGCTCTTGGGTACCATTCTGGGTGGAATCTGGGCCGACCAGTCCTGGGGTCGATTCTGGGGGTGGGATCCGAAGGAGAACGGGGCCTTGCTGATTGTGATGTGGCAGCTTCTTCTCCTGCACGGAAGACTGTCCGGGCACTTCAAACCGGCGGGTTTTGCGGCGGGTCTTGTCTTCGGGAATGTCATCGTGGCCATGGCGTGGTTTGGAGTAAACCTCCTGAATGTGGGACTGCACACCTACGGATTCACGGAGTCAATCGCCGTAAACCTGGGCATTTTCTGCGGCTTCGAGGTCCTCTTCATTCTGATTGGCCTGCCGTGGGCGCGGTCGCGGCCCGATTACTCTTAG